In Zingiber officinale cultivar Zhangliang chromosome 6A, Zo_v1.1, whole genome shotgun sequence, a single genomic region encodes these proteins:
- the LOC121997189 gene encoding protein NUCLEAR FUSION DEFECTIVE 6, mitochondrial-like isoform X1: MAAAASRSVLRSLSLRTPASGVVAVATTASRPTLRHAPNLRPADAARYLRSAVVASFCLESLMPMHSATASALMTSMLSVSRKGYGGFCEGQDETR; encoded by the exons ATGGCCGCCGCCGCCTCTAGGTCGGTCCTTCGCTCGCTTTCGCTCCGGACCCCTGCATCCGGCGTCGTCGCTGTGGCTACAACCGCTTCACGCCCTACGCTTAGGCATGCTCCCAACTTGAGGCCCGCCGACGCTGCTCGTTACCTCAG GTCCGCTGTCGTGGCGAGCTTCTGCTTGGAATCGTTGATGCCGATGCACAGCGCAACAGCTTCGGCGCTTATGACATCGATGCTCAGTGTTTCTCGCAAGGGATATGGAGGGTTCTGTGAAG GACAAGATGAAACTAGATGA
- the LOC121997189 gene encoding protein NUCLEAR FUSION DEFECTIVE 6, mitochondrial-like isoform X2 gives MAAAASRSVLRSLSLRTPASGVVAVATTASRPTLRHAPNLRPADAARYLRSAVVASFCLESLMPMHSATASALMTSMLSVSRKGYGGFCEVGNDDA, from the exons ATGGCCGCCGCCGCCTCTAGGTCGGTCCTTCGCTCGCTTTCGCTCCGGACCCCTGCATCCGGCGTCGTCGCTGTGGCTACAACCGCTTCACGCCCTACGCTTAGGCATGCTCCCAACTTGAGGCCCGCCGACGCTGCTCGTTACCTCAG GTCCGCTGTCGTGGCGAGCTTCTGCTTGGAATCGTTGATGCCGATGCACAGCGCAACAGCTTCGGCGCTTATGACATCGATGCTCAGTGTTTCTCGCAAGGGATATGGAGGGTTCTGTGAAG